From Deferrisoma camini S3R1, the proteins below share one genomic window:
- a CDS encoding TolC family protein — protein sequence MAARIVAVASAVAAALVWGAVQPPARAAGEGGAGPLRLTLAQAVAEALEANPGLKVLSHRSVAAERSAEAVSRERWGQVDAFFSYSRTNDAWVVRPMSEEILGDAGGFGALPWDRNQQHYGMSFQLPLYLGGRLSNKTELSRLETEGAAALLEGTRWQVRFNAVSLYTAAQALDAVVAGFDELVASLEKTRERLELMVRLGKRPKLDRLKVVEQLEDAKAQREAVRADRARVGAMLLALLGRDPSRRVAVDPQEGRVPELERDPRELAARLGRTSRVRQARIAAEQRRRNVALATASFLPSVVAEGNYTRNDAPSVGDPLDTWQVIVSVKVPLFRGGSRFAALEAARERERAAEYGIEQARLTVAADLQDALARFRSARAELAAARARVAAAAEAARIEQIRYEAGAGTIEDLLRAQARRASARASLAKALGAVVTAAERINSIVEEDVVR from the coding sequence GTGGCCGAGGCCCTCGAGGCCAACCCGGGTCTCAAGGTGCTGTCGCACCGCAGCGTGGCCGCCGAACGGTCGGCCGAGGCGGTCTCCCGGGAGCGCTGGGGGCAGGTCGACGCGTTCTTCAGCTACTCCCGAACCAACGACGCGTGGGTCGTGCGGCCGATGTCCGAGGAGATCCTGGGCGACGCCGGAGGGTTCGGCGCCCTCCCCTGGGACCGCAACCAGCAGCACTACGGCATGTCGTTCCAGCTCCCCCTGTACCTGGGTGGCCGGCTCTCCAACAAGACCGAGCTCTCCCGGCTCGAGACCGAGGGGGCCGCCGCGCTGTTGGAGGGTACGCGCTGGCAGGTTCGGTTCAACGCCGTCTCCCTGTACACCGCGGCCCAGGCCCTGGACGCCGTGGTGGCCGGGTTCGACGAGCTGGTGGCATCCCTCGAGAAGACCCGGGAGCGGCTCGAGCTGATGGTGCGGCTGGGCAAGAGGCCCAAGCTGGACCGGCTCAAGGTGGTGGAGCAGCTGGAGGACGCCAAGGCCCAGCGGGAGGCGGTGCGGGCCGACCGCGCCCGGGTGGGCGCCATGCTCCTGGCCCTGTTGGGCCGCGACCCGTCCCGCCGGGTCGCGGTGGACCCCCAGGAGGGGCGGGTGCCGGAGCTGGAACGGGATCCCCGGGAGCTGGCGGCCCGGCTCGGCAGGACCTCCCGGGTCCGGCAGGCGCGCATCGCTGCCGAGCAACGCCGCCGGAACGTCGCCCTGGCGACCGCGAGCTTCCTGCCGTCGGTGGTGGCCGAGGGCAACTACACCCGCAACGACGCGCCGTCCGTGGGTGACCCCCTCGACACCTGGCAGGTGATCGTCAGCGTCAAGGTGCCCCTGTTCCGCGGCGGCTCCCGTTTCGCCGCCCTGGAGGCGGCCAGGGAGAGGGAGAGAGCCGCCGAGTACGGGATCGAGCAGGCCCGGCTGACCGTGGCGGCCGACCTGCAGGACGCCCTGGCCCGGTTCCGGTCGGCCCGGGCCGAGCTGGCGGCGGCCCGGGCCCGGGTGGCTGCCGCTGCCGAGGCCGCCCGGATCGAGCAGATCCGGTACGAGGCCGGGGCCGGGACGATCGAAGACCTGCTGCGGGCCCAGGCGCGCAGGGCGAGCGCCCGCGCCTCCCTGGCGAAGGCCCTGGGGGCCGTGGTCACCGCGGCCGAGCGGATCAACAGCATCGTGGAAGAGGACGTGGTCCGATGA